Proteins encoded by one window of bacterium:
- a CDS encoding NTP transferase domain-containing protein encodes MQNRFREMDCFVLAGGKSNQERDFQPDGDLTRLERGYRRYAAVFERVTLVLKKDQAREQYLNYPYVCDESTEHGAVHGIEEALRQSGSDAVFIGSTEIRDFPLELVVELVRNYQGESFLGYQSVHQGVAQPLFGIYSKKLVESLNEGKAADLTELMQLLARDGKLLPLPDPTLAEQLNLR; translated from the coding sequence GTGCAGAACCGATTCAGGGAGATGGATTGCTTTGTCCTGGCCGGGGGAAAAAGCAACCAGGAGAGAGATTTTCAGCCCGATGGTGACCTGACGCGCCTTGAGCGAGGGTACCGTCGCTATGCTGCGGTCTTTGAGCGTGTGACGCTGGTGCTGAAGAAGGACCAGGCGCGCGAGCAATATCTCAATTATCCGTATGTGTGCGACGAATCAACCGAGCATGGCGCCGTGCATGGGATCGAAGAAGCATTGCGGCAGTCCGGGTCGGATGCGGTTTTTATCGGATCGACCGAGATCCGGGATTTCCCGCTCGAACTGGTAGTGGAACTGGTCAGGAATTACCAGGGAGAGTCGTTCCTGGGGTACCAGTCAGTTCACCAGGGAGTGGCACAGCCGTTGTTCGGCATCTACAGCAAAAAGCTGGTTGAATCGCTGAATGAAGGCAAGGCGGCCGATCTGACTGAGCTGATGCAACTACTGGCCCGCGATGGAAAGTTGCTGCCGCTTCCCGATCCGACATTGGCTGAACAGCTCAACCTGCGCTAG
- a CDS encoding T9SS type A sorting domain-containing protein has translation MSAISSTGVYAAFTSNIPVDVDDDERGDMLPDDFELRQNYPNPFNPNTTIRFSLPSRSQVKIEVFNLLGQSVRTLVKDQLSAGQHVVEWDGRDESGQEVASGVYLYRMSAGELELTRKMLLIR, from the coding sequence ATGTCCGCTATATCGTCCACCGGTGTGTACGCCGCTTTCACCTCGAATATACCAGTCGATGTTGATGACGACGAACGCGGTGACATGCTGCCCGATGACTTCGAATTGCGACAGAACTACCCAAATCCATTTAACCCTAACACGACAATTCGATTCTCGTTACCCTCCAGATCGCAGGTGAAAATTGAAGTATTCAATCTGCTGGGGCAGTCGGTTCGTACTCTGGTCAAAGACCAGCTATCTGCCGGACAACATGTTGTGGAATGGGATGGACGCGATGAGAGCGGCCAGGAGGTTGCCAGCGGAGTCTACTTGTACAGAATGTCGGCGGGAGAATTGGAACTGACACGAAAAATGCTGCTGATCAGATAA
- a CDS encoding helix-hairpin-helix domain-containing protein: MGILTVTAILLTGYLLIRSYAEPTPQAVSMPVFLGEDQKFTGIFLIDPNTSPADSLELLPGIGRTLADRIVEYRQQHRFEQEIDITEVKGIGPKLYERIKPYLRVKR; encoded by the coding sequence ATGGGGATATTGACGGTCACAGCGATCCTGTTGACCGGCTACCTGCTGATCCGTTCCTATGCCGAACCGACTCCACAGGCAGTCTCCATGCCCGTCTTTTTGGGCGAGGATCAGAAGTTCACCGGGATATTTCTGATCGACCCAAACACCTCTCCCGCTGATTCGCTTGAATTGCTGCCGGGAATCGGGCGGACGCTGGCTGATCGAATAGTCGAATACCGACAGCAACATCGGTTTGAACAGGAGATCGATATCACCGAAGTGAAAGGGATCGGGCCGAAATTGTACGAGCGGATCAAACCATACCTGAGGGTCAAACGATGA